The following are from one region of the Prionailurus bengalensis isolate Pbe53 chromosome A2, Fcat_Pben_1.1_paternal_pri, whole genome shotgun sequence genome:
- the LOC122486511 gene encoding olfactory receptor 2A2-like, producing the protein MGSNQSWVTEFILVGFQLRAEMEVVLFWIFSLFYIFSLLANGMILGLICLDSRLHTPMYFFLSHLAIIDISYASNNVPKMLANFVNQKRTISFVPCVMQTFLYLGFAATECLILVAMSYDRFVAICHPLQYTVIMSWRLCLVLAVTSWSCGFILALVHAILLLRLPFCGPREVNHLFCEILSVLKLACADTWINQLVILAACMFVLVGPLSLMLISYMCILWAILKIQSGEGCRKAFSTCSSHLCVVGLFFGIAMVVYMVPDSKQREEQEKILSLFHSLFNPMLNPLIYSLRNAQVKASLYRALKKRSM; encoded by the coding sequence ATGGGAAGCAACCAGTCATGGGTCACAGAATTCATCTTGGTGGGATTCCAGCTCCGTGCAGAGATGGAAGTGGTCCTCTTCTGGATCTTCTCCCTGTTCTACATCTTTAGCCTGTTGGCAAACGGCATGATCTTGGGACTCATCTGTCTGGACTCGAGACtacacacccccatgtacttcttcctctcccacctggcCATCATTGACATTTCCTATGCATCCAATAATGTCCCCAAGATGTTGGCAAACTTTGTGAATCAGAAGAGAACCATCTCCTTTGTTCCATGCGTAATGCAGACATTTTTGTATTTGGGTTTTGCTGCTACGGAGTGCCTGATCTTGGTGGCGATGTCTTATGATAGGTTTGTGGCAATCTGCCACCCCCTCCAGTACACTGTCATCATGAGCTGGAGACTGTGCCTGGTCCTGGCTGTCACTTCCTGGTCATGTGGATTTATTCTGGCTCTGGTACATGCAATTCTCCTTCTACGGTTGCCCTTCTGTGGACCCCGGGAAGTGAATCACCTCTTCTGTGAAATCCTATCTGTCCTCAAGTTGGCCTGTGCTGACACATGGATCAACCAATTGGTTATCCTTGCTGCCTGTATGTTTGTCTTAGTTGGGCCCCTCAGTTTAATGCTAATCTCCTACATGTGCATCCTCTGGGCCATCCTTAAAATCCAGTCTGGGGAAGGCTGCAGAAAGGCCTTCTCCACCTGTTCGTCCCATCTCTGTGTGGTTGGACTCTTCTTTGGCATAGCCATGGTCGTTTATATGGTCCCAGATTCCAAACAAcgagaagagcaagaaaaaatattatcCCTTTTTCATAGTCTTTTTAACCCAATGCTGAACCCTCTCATTTACAGCCTGAGGAACGCTCAGGTAAAGGCTTCTTTGTATAGAGCACTGAAGAAAAGGTCCATGTGA